DNA from Hyphomicrobiales bacterium:
TTCGGCGCGGTAGCCGCCTGCGCAATTACGTCGGCAAAGACGCCGGTGCGGATGACGCCCAACAGTTCGGACTTGTCGAGAATGATCTCCTCGCCGTGGCGCTGTTCCGGCTTGAACTCCTCGCCGGAAACATCGGCTGAAACCACCAGGGTGCACCCGCAAAAGCCGGTCGCTTCCTTCAGCGTTTGATAAGCTTGGTGATAATTGGCGTGTGGGGGGACGCGGTTATCAAGTATAAGCGCATCATACTCCTGTTGAGCGAGCGCCTCGCGCGCCTCTTCCAGAGTAGTGCACGTTGTCATGTCATAGGAATGCTTGTCGTCCAGGCTTAAATAGGCCTGCATAAGCCGATGATCGATATCGCAATCGTCGAGATAGAGTAGTCGAATTGAAACGGTCATTGCCGTCTGCGCTCCCAGCTTTATTGGCGGACGAGAACGCTGTCCGGTACCTCACTCATTTCAATTCTGTCGCGCATGTTTGTGTGGTAACGACCTCAATGGGCGACCGTGAGACTCCAACCTTAGTTCGGTAGATAGGCCTCACGGATATCTTCGGCAAGCCTAATATAATCATTCAGTGTTGAAGGCTTGGTGCGATACTCAGTTGCGCCCAACGCAAAGGCCTTCTCGCGGTCGTCCTGCTGGGAGGAACTTGACAACATCATCACCGGGCATGGCTCGGCGGGGTCTTTGCGGTGCTTCTTGCGTAGAGCGGTCAGCACATCGAAGCCATTCATGTTTGGCATTTGGATATCGAGCAGCGTGACGTCGGGTTCGTGCCGATCAATGGCATCGACTGCTTGGCGGGAGTCGGCAATTTCGATCAGCTCTACGGGCATACCAAGAGCGTTGAAACTGCGGCGGATGACGAACCTGTCCAGTTCATCATCATCCACCACCAAGACACGCAGAGGCAGTGAAGGCGCTTCGGAAACAAATTCCTGCATAATCACGACCTTTTCGAATGGAGACTTAACGAATTGTTAAAAACTCTCATCTGTGTACGGAATAATACGAGCATGCGCTTCGCGTTGGCCTTTGTATGTAGCGTTTCCGGCATAAGTGACAACTAATTAACGACAGATGCAATTATGCATCACCCCTTACGCCGTCGGCAGGTGACGGGCGTTTTCTGTCACTTTCCCATGGATCCGTAGCGGCATAGTCCGTGTTTAAGCGATCGCTAATGGCTGATCCACTTAGCCTATTGGACATCGGCATTTGCCCGTAGAAAGCGGATATTCTCGCGCTCTATGGTTGAAATTAACGAATATCTTTGACCGCAACCGCATAAATCACGCCGAATCATCCCGTTTGATCGCAAGCTTTGGTGTTGCTGCAGGTCAACTCGTGCCGGTTTTCAATGATCCGGCACGATGGCTGAGTCCAACGGCAACGCCTTCCATTTCATGGGAAGATGCCGACACTGAACGACCGGTCTCCAGGCTCTGGTCGGCCTGCTGGCGCAGATCTTTGACCGCCTCTTCGGCCGTGCCGGCGTGGGAGGCGGCGTGGTTGATAACGCGTTCAACAGCTCTGGTCTCGTCCTCAAAGGCGCTTACCCCATCAGAAAGCGCTGCGATGCGGTTTGCAGCATCACTGACACCATCGGAAATCGCGGTAACCGTCGTGCGTTCGCGCTCGGCGGTGGCGTGAATGTCGGCCACGGCGCCGGCGATTGATTCCAAGATGGTGCCGACCTCGCCGATCATGTCGCGTGAACCCAGCGAGCTGTCGCGCACCTTCATGATGGCATTGCGAATGTCTTCGGTCGCTCCGGCGGTGCGCTCCGACAGGGCTTTGATCTCATTGGCGACCACGGCAAAGCCCTTGCCATGATCGCCGGCGCGCGCCGCTTCGATCGTGGCGTTGAGTGCGAGCAAATTGGTCTGATTTTGGATGCCAATGATCAGATCGATGACCGCTTCGATGTCGTCGGCGGCAGAGCCCAGTTGCGAAACCGTCGCGCTGGCGTTCTGCGACAAAGCCACCGCCTTGCCGGAGACATTGCGGGCTTCATTGGCGCCCGCGGCAACGCTGGTGACGGCGTTCGATAGATTTTCGACAAAAGCTGCGATCTGGCGGATGTCGCCCGATACCGCACCCGCGGACTCGGCAAGACCGGCGGTTTTTCGGCGCAGCGCCTTTACATCATCGACGGCGAGATGCGCGCTCTCGGCGACGGTTTTTGTTGAGGATTGAACCTCGCCGGTGCGGACATGCACCACCCTGGCGGACTTGCTGACGTCGTGGGCGACCGCATTCAACTCGGCAGCCAGGCGGCCGGACGTCTCAGAAATGTCGCCGACCAGTGTTTGAACTTTGTCGAGAAAAGGGTTGATGATGATCGCCAAGTCAGCGGCCTCATCGCCTGTCGTCTCATCAAGACGGGTGGCGAGGTCGGCCCGTCCCTCGGCGATGGCTTGCAGGCTTTGCTGCAACGCAAGTGTTCCCAGGGACGCGCCATGCTCGGCGGCATTGAGGCCCATGGCCTCTTCGGATTCGGTGACGCGTAGGCCAACGATTTTGTCGATCAGCCACATGCCGGGAACCGCAATGGCCGTGACCCAGGCGATGTTGACGGCAACGCCAAGGAGTTGAACCCCAAATTGGGCCAGGCGGGTATCCGCGGCCAGTTTGGCTTCCAGGGCAAAAAAGGCGACCGCCAGAGTGCCGTAGATACCGGCCACACCATGGACAGAGACGGCGCCGACGACATCGTCGAGCTTCAACCGTCTTTCGATGAAATCCTCAGACAGAACCACCAAGAGGCCAGCGCTGAAGCCGATCGCGGCGGCACCAAGGACGGTGACGGCGTCAGCGCCTGCCGTTATCGCAACCAGACCGCCAAGCAATCCATTCACCGAGCGGCGTGGTTGGAACAGGCCGTTATCTCGTTCTTTGCCCAGCAGGAGTGCCGCAGTTCCGCCGGCTGCCCCGGCCAGAACTGTGTTGATGATGATGTGGCCGAGGTTGGCGGTGACGCCGCCGGCTGAACCGCCATTGAACCCGATCCAGCCGACGAACAATAGGATTGCGCCGGATGTGGAGAGTACCATGGAACAACCATGGATCGTTCGTGGATTGCCCTCTGCATCGTATTTGTCACGCCGCGGCCCGACCAACCAAATGGCCACAAGTGCCACCCCGGCCCCAGTGGCGTGCACCACAGTTGAGCCGGCAAAATCGATAAAACCGAGATTGGCCAGCCAGGCGGTGTTGGCTGCGTTTTGCAAATCGCCCCAAACCCAATGGCCATAAACCGGATAGATGAGGGCGGCGATGAGCAAGGTGATCAGGGCATAGGTCTTGAACTTCATGCGCTCAGCGACGGCGCCGGACACAATGGTTGCCGCCGTGCTGACGAACATCGCATGGAAGGCGAAGAACGCGTAGGTCCACTCGTCTTGGAAACCTGAAATCAGGTGTTGTTTGTCCCATCCGATCACGCCGAATTGGCTTGACCCAAACATGAAGGAAAATCCCACGATCGCGAATGCGCAGATGGAGATCAGCAGATCGCAGAGGTTTTTCTGGGCAACATTGATGGAGTTTTTCGACCGGGCCGATCCAGCTTCGAGCATCAAGAAGCCAATCTGCATCATCAGCACCAAGCCCGCGCAGGTCAGCATCCAGGCGAAATCGGCGCGCAATTGTTGATCGAGCCGCAGCGCTTCGACCGTCGCGTCCAGCAGAAGTGGCGAGACCTCAGCGGTGGCCGGCAATGCGGGCAGGCTCATCACCAGCGCAAGCGCGAGCAGGAAGAAGCGTTGCAGAGTTCGGCGCATCATTGTCTCCTACCGACAGTGCGGTTCGGTGGCGGGGTGGCTTTGCATCTTCTCGCAAGCAGACGCGTCTATGTGCGTAGCATTATGCTCGTATAAGTTGCATCTTTCTTAACAGCATCTTTTGCGTGTTTTTCTAGTGTTCGGATTTCTGGCCTGATCTCGGCCCTTTCCTTGACTTTTCTTGGCTGAGGCCGTAGCGGGTCGCTCTCTTGCTGATGCACTTGTTTTGCATGAGCCGACCGGGACCCTATCTTCTGAGCGAAGACGTGATCCCGGAGGTGACCTCCCGCCAGCGCGTTGCGCCCGCGGGAGCGTTTTGGCGTTCTCTGCTCCGCAGTGCCGCCAGAGCGTTGCGCCCCTTTGGGCGCTTGCCGCTTGGCTCACTGTTTTCGCGCGACTCAGCAACCAGACTGGACCGAAACCATGTTCGATACGCTTTCTGATCGCCTTTCCGGCATTTTCGATGGGCTCACCAAACGCGGTGCGCTGTCGGAGAAAGATGTCAACGAAGCTCTGCGCGAGGTTCGCCGTGCGCTTTTGGAAGCTGATGTCGCGCTGGAAGTGGTGCGTGCGTTTGTCGAGCAGGTGCGGGCACGCGCGGTTGGTGTTGAGGTTCTAAAAAGCGTTTCGCCGGGCCAGCAGGTCATCAAGATCGTCCATGACGAGTTGGTGGCGGTTCTTGGCTCCGAAGCGCAGACCATTGACCTTGCCTCCGTGCCGCCGGTGCCGATCCTGATGGTCGGTCTGCAGGGCTCGGGTAAGACGACGACGACGGCCAAGATCGCCAAACGTCTTGTCGAGCGCGAGAAAAAGAAGGTCTTGATGGCCTCGCTCGATACGCGCCGTCCGGCTGCCATGGAGCAGTTGCGTGTGCTCGGCGAGCAGTTGGAGGTGCCGACGCTTCCTATCGTCGAAGGCCAAAGCGCGGTGCAGATCGCCAAGCGGGCGATGGATGCAGCACGTCTCGGCGGTCACGATGTGGTGCTGCTTGATACCGCTGGCCGCACCACGGTCGATGAAGCCTTGATGGCTGAAACCGCCGAGATCGAGCAGGTCGCCAAGCCGCATGAAGTGCTGCTCGTCGTCGATGCGCTGACCGGCCAGGACGCGGTGAACACCGCACGCGCCTTTGATCAGCGGCTTGATGTCACCGGCATCGTGCTCACCCGCGTCGATGGCGACGGGCGTGGTGGTGCGGCGCTGGCGATGCGCGCGGTCACCGGCAAGCCGATCAAGTTGATCGGCACTGGCGAGAAGGTCGATGCGCTGGAAGAATTCCACCCGCAGCGCATCGCCGGGCGCATTCTGGGTCAGGGCGACATCGTCTCGCTGGTCGAAAAAGCCGCCCAGGACATCGATCAGGAAAAAGCGGCCAAGATGGCCAAGCGCCTGCAAAAGGGCGCGTTCGATCTCAATGACCTCAAAGAGCAGATGCAACAAATGCAGAAGCTCGGCGGCATGGGCGGCCTGATGGGCATGATGCCCGGCATCGGCAAAATGAAAAAGCAGATCGATCAGGCCGGCATCGACGACAAAGCGATCACCCGCCAGATCGCGATCATTCAATCGATGACGCCAAAGGAACGGGCGAAGCCCGATGTTCTTAAAGCCAGCCGCAAAAAGCGCATCGCGGCCGGTTCCGGCATGCAGGTGGCAGACGTCAATAAGCTTTTGAAAATGCATCGTCAGATGGCCGACATGATGAAGGCCATGGGCAAGAAAAAAGGCGGCATGCTTGGCGGTCTTTTCGGCGGCGGCATGCCAAGCCCCGAAGAGATTGCAGCAGCCCAGGCGGCGCAAGGCGGTGCTGGCGGCGATGCTGGAGCAGCTCCTAGCCTTGATCCGGATGCGTTGGCGAAAATGGCGCAGCAGGCCGGTGGCGGTCTTCCAGGGCTCGGGGCACCCGGTGGCTTGCCCGGACTTGGTGGCGGCATGCCGGGCATGCCTGGGCTTCCAGGCCTGGGCGTTCCTCAGCGCGGCGGCAAAAAGAAGAAGCGCAAATGAGCGACGAATCACCCATCTTTGCGCCGACCCTGGAAACCGAACGGCTTATCCTGCGCGGTTGGAATCTCGACGATTTCTCAACCTTGGCGACGTTTCTAGCCGACGATGAGGCGAACCGGTTTCGCGGCGGCGCGGTCGATCGCAATGCGGCCTGGGCCTATCTTGAAGGTCTCGCCGGGCAATGGGCGTTGCGCGGTTACGGTACGTTTGCAGTCGAGGACAAGGAAACTGAGGACCTGGTCGGTTGGGCCGGGCTTTGGCATCCGGCGCGCCTGGAAGAGCCGGAGCTCTGCTGGAGCATTTTCCCGGCATTCACCGGGCAGGGTTACGCCCATGAAGCAGCCGGTGCGGCGCTCGTTTGGTGGACACAGATTGAAGACCAGCCAGCGCCGTTCTCCATGACCCATCCGGACAACATTGCTTCCCAGCGTGTGGCGGAAAAGCTTGGGGCGGTGCGCGGCGAGGATTTCGTTTTCGATGGCCGCCCCTCTTTCTTTTACCGCCACCAGATCGGTACGCGCGAGGAGATGGTCCATTGATCACCAACTACGCGCTGACCATTCCAACCATCGAGACCGAGCGGCTTGTCCTGCGTGGCTGGAAAGAGGCCGATGCGGCTGGCTACGCTGAGCTCTATGGCGATGAAGACAACGCCAAGTTCATCGGCGGCGTCATGGCGCCCTGGGACGCCTGGCGCATGGTGGCGCAGCGTATCGGCCAATGGCATCTGCGCGGGTTTGCGATGTTTGCGGTAGAAGAAAAAGAGTCAGGCCAGTTCATCGGCCATGCCGGCCCCAACTTTCCCGAAGGCTGGCCGGAGCGCGAGATCGGCTGGGGCCTCATCAAGCGCTTCCAAGGCAAGGGCTACGCTCTAGAGGCGGCGCGCGCCTCACTGCGCTTTGCCTATGATGCGCTTGGCTGGCGAACCGCCATCAGCCTCATCGATAGAGACAACATCCCCTCTCGCAGGCTCGCCGAGCGCCTCGGCGCCAGCTTTGAGCGCACCGAGACGGTTGCCAGCTTTACCGCCGATATCTATCGGCACCTTCCGCCTTCCCAATTCTTGAAATAGCTGAACAAAAGGACATTCAACTATGGCTATCAAACTGCGTCTCGCCCGTGGCGGGTCAAAAAAGCGCCCCTATTATTCCATCGTTGCTGCCGATGCGCGTGCGCCGCGCGACGGTCGCTATGTGGAGAAAGTGGGCAGCTACAATCCGCTGCTGCCGAAAGACTCCGAAGATCGCGTGAAGCTGAACGTTGAGCGCATTCAGCATTGGTTGTCCGTTGGCGCCCAGCCGACCGACCGTGTCCTGCGCTTCCTGGATGAAGCTGGTCTTGCCAAGCGCGAAGCGCGCAACAACCCCAACAAAGCTGTTCCTGGCGAAAAAGCCAAAGAGCGCGAGCAGGAAAAAGCTGACAAGGCGGCCGCTCTGGCCGAAGCCGAAGCTGAAGCTGCCGCCGCACCGGCTGAAGAGGCGCCCGCTGAAGAGGCGCCGGCTGAAGAAGCCCCTGCCGAAGAGGCTGCTGCCGAAGACGCCAGCGCCGAGGAAGAGAAAGCCAGCTAGGGTTTCGACCCACGGCTTATCTGGCCATGCCGGGTTCATCCGACGATCCGTTCATCATTCTTGCCCGCATCGGTGCGCCCAATGGGGTGCGCGGTGCGGCGCGGGTGAAGCTGTTCGGCGATGATACGGCAGGGCTGGCCGAGTATGGTCCGTTGCGACGGGCCGACGGCATGGGAGCGATTGTTTTGACCGGTCTGCGACCGGGCAAAACGCCTGATATGGTGGTGGCGACCTTTGAGGGCATCACCAGCCGTGAGCAAGTGGCGGAGCTCAACGGTGTTGAGCTTGGTTTGCCGCGCTCGGCGCTGCCAACTCCGGACGATGAGGATGATTTTTACCACGCCGATCTCATTGGCCTGGAAACGCGCCTCATCGACGGAAGTCGGTTCGGAGACATCATTCAGGTGGCCAATTACGGCGCCGACGATCTGCTTGATGTGAAGCCTGATCGTGGCGGCCCGTCGGTCTTGGTGCCGTTCACCAAAGCCATCGTGCCGACCGTGAAGATCGCTGATGGCTATGTCGTGCTCGATCCACCTGAGGGTTTGCTCGATCCGCCAAAGAAGAAACCGGCTGAGGCGGATGGATGAGCTTTCGGGCCGAAATCTTCACGCTCTATCCGGACATGTTCCCCGGCACGCTTGGTGCGGCGCTGGCTGGCAAGGCGCTGGCCGATGGCCTTTGGTCGCTCGAAACCCACAACATCCGCGACGCGGCCACGGATAAACATCGCTCTGTGGACGACACCCCGGCCGGTGGCGGTGCGGGCATGGTGTTGCGGGCCGACATTTTGGCCAAGGCGCTTGATGCCCATGTGTCCTCGGATGACCCACGCCCGAGACTTCTCATGTCGCCGCGTGGTGTGCCTCTGACGCAAGGCATGGTGCGTGACCTCGCCCAAGGGCCGGGCGCGGTGATTGTCTGCGGCCGCTTTGAAGGCGTGGATGAGCGCGTGATCGAAGCGCGTGGCCTGCAAGAGGTCTCGATCGGCGACTATGTGCTGTCGGGCGGGGAAGTTGCCGCTCAGGTGCTCTTGGATGCTGTGGTGCGGCTTTTGCCCGGTGTGATGGGCAATGACGTGTCTGGCATGCATGAAAGCTTTGAAGATGGGCTTCTGGAACATCCACACTACACACGCCCTGTGGAATGGGAGGGGCGCAGCATTCCGGACGTTTTGCGTTCCGGTGACCATAAAAAGATCGATCAGTGGCGACGGGAGCAGGCCGAGGCCCTGACTCGCGCGCGCCGTCCTGATTTGCTGGGCTAGCACCCTCGACAAGCGCTAGGGCGTGGTGTATGCGAACCGCTCACCCGGTAGGCGACTGCCGGGTTTTTGGATTGACAAAACAGCCTGTGCACCTTGCGTTTCCAACGCTTGGTAGATCGTAATGATCATCACCGACGGGCTTTGTTCGAACACGCACGCATCCCGCGGCCTTTCTTCCAGCGCACCCTTGCGCAGGGCCCTTGTGATGCCTCTGGACCGAGACAGATGGAGATCAGCCGATGAACCTCATCGCTGAACTGGAAAAAGAACACGCTGCCGAGCTTGAAGCCAAGCGTCCGATCCCGACCTTTTCACCGGGCGACACCTTGAAGGTGAACGTGCGCGTGACCGAGGGCACCCGCACCCGTGTGCAGGCCTATGAAGGTGTGTGCATTGCGCGCTCCGGCGGTGGCCTCAACGAAAGCTTCACGGTGCGCAAGATTTCCTACGGCGAAGGCGTGGAACGTGTTTTCCCGCTATACTCGCCGCTGCTGGACAGCATCGAAGTGATCCGCCGCGGTAAAGTCCGTCGCGCGAAGCTTTATTATCTGCGTGACCGTCGCGGTAAATCGGCGCGTATCGCCGAGGCAACCAACGTGCGTGCCCGTGCACTCAACGATGAAGTGCGTGCTGGTATCGCTGCTGACAAAGCCGCCGCTCAGGCTGCCAAGGAAGAAGCCAAAGCTGCGGCTGCCGCTGCTGCCGAAGCTGAAGCTGCCGCCGCAGAGGCCGCTGCTGCTGAAGCCGAGGCACCGGCTGAAGACAAAGCCGAATAGGCTTTCAGCTCTCGCATTTCTCTGAGTTTCAAAAGGCGGCCAACTGGCCGCCTTTTTTGTGTCTGGTGGCAGGATCGCTCAGAGCAAGTCGCGGTTCAGCGCAAGTTGCTGCAGCAACATGATCGTCTTGGCGTCGGCGATCTTGCCGGATGCGATCATGGCCAGTGCTTCGTCGAGCCGGATGTGGAGAACTTCAATGTCTTCGCCCTCGTCGGGATGGCCGCCACCCTCCGACACCTGGTCCTTGGCCGCGTAGGCGCCGATGAAACAGGCCAGTTTCTCTGTTACCGAGCCAGGGCTCATAAAGGCGTCGAACACCAAGGTGAGCTTGGAGACGCTGTAGCCGGTTTCTTCTTCAAGTTCGGCGCGCATGCGCTCGGCGGGGTCAAGGCCTTCCAAGAGGCCGGCTGGCGTTTCGATCAAAAAGCCATCATGGCCGTTGAGCATCGCCGGTAGGCGAAACTGTTTGACCAGCAACACCGTGTCCTGATCGCGGTTGTAGAGCAGGCAGGCCGCGCCATTGCCGCGATCATAGGCCTCGCGGGTCTGGTTCTGCCACGTGCCGTCGCGTCGTTTCAACGCAAAGGTGTGTTTGGTCAGCGTGCCCCAATTGTCGGAGAGTACTAATTGCTCGATAGGGCGGAAGAATTCTGTTTCTTTCACGGGTCAGGGCCTTGGCAGTTCACACAAAAAACCCGGCTCACATTGCATGAGCCGGGTTGGCGATTGAAACTATCTCTCCGCTTCTAGCAGCGAACGATGCGGTAGGTCCCGTCACCGTTTGAGACAGCGCATTCGTTGGTCGTTGTGTTGCGGGCGTAGATGGCACCTGCTGCTGCGCCGGCGGCGCCAGCAACGACGACCCATCCAGCGCTTGCACCAAAGGCGGCTGCGGTCAGCGCGCCAAGACCACCGCCGATAACGCCACCTGCCAGCGTGTTTTGCTCAACGCGGCTCATCGATTGGCAGCCTGTCATGGCTAGAGCGCCTGCCAAAACGATGCTGGCAATAATGCGCTTGGAACCACGCTTGGCGGCTGGGCTGAGGGTTTGAGTGTGTGACATCACGATCATCTCCTAAGTGCGGTGGACGCGCCATCCCGTCAGCGCGCGGCGCCGCTAGGATGCATGGCGAAGGCACGTCTGTCGATTGATCGCCGTCAATGCCTTGATCACGAAACGCTACAGGAGCGGTTTGGTTGCCGCCTCGGTGAGCGCTTTCTAAAGAAAACGGCGAAACTCTTCAGCGCCGCCGCTTTCGGTCTGTTTTGCGGCGAGAAGCCTACTTTTTGCCCTCGCCGGGCACGTTCGGTGCGGTGCCTGTGCCAGCGTTGATGTCGCGGATCGACAGGGTCGCTGGCGCATTGCCGACTGCAGAGAAGGTGCCGAGCCAGACCTCATAGGGTCCATTGGCGGCTCGATCGACGAGCACCAGCGGGTTGAAGTCGCCCCCGGAATCATCGTCGCAATACACCGTACCATCCGGTCCACGCACGACGATCGTGGTGTCTTCAGCCGAGCGCGCGGTGAATTCCACATCGACGCCACCACCATCGACGAAGGCGACAAAATCGGGATTGGATGCGACGAAGCCATTGCAGGTGTCGCCGAAGGTGTCGAAGGCTTCAAAGGACCCGCCCGCGAGCAGTTCGAAATCCTGACGTGTCATTCCAGCGAACACGGATGTTTCCGTCACCGCGCCATCGGGCAGGATCTTCTCATCCAGGATTTCGCTGATGGCCAGAGTCGCGTTGGGGTTTCCGGCGGTGGGGTCGTAGGTGCCGATGAAGATTTCATATTGGCCGGACACTGGCGTGGTCAGGGATAGCGACGGGTTGAGACCATCAGTGTCATCATTGCAGAGCACCTCGCCGATTGGCGTGCGCATCAGCAGTGTCGTGTCGGCATCGGAGTTGACGAATACGCGCAGCGGCCAGTCACCAGCGGTGTAGTTGAGCACAAAATCAGGGGTGCTGGCGATGTTGCCCCAGCAGGATGGATCGACCGTGCTGGCATCGATAATGCCACCGGCGGCAAGCGTCGTGGTGAACGGATCGGGGGTGAAGCCGGCCGTCAGCGACATGGAGTTGATGGCGCCGGAGGGGTGGGTTTTGGTG
Protein-coding regions in this window:
- a CDS encoding response regulator, with the protein product MQEFVSEAPSLPLRVLVVDDDELDRFVIRRSFNALGMPVELIEIADSRQAVDAIDRHEPDVTLLDIQMPNMNGFDVLTALRKKHRKDPAEPCPVMMLSSSSQQDDREKAFALGATEYRTKPSTLNDYIRLAEDIREAYLPN
- the amt gene encoding ammonium transporter, with the translated sequence MMRRTLQRFFLLALALVMSLPALPATAEVSPLLLDATVEALRLDQQLRADFAWMLTCAGLVLMMQIGFLMLEAGSARSKNSINVAQKNLCDLLISICAFAIVGFSFMFGSSQFGVIGWDKQHLISGFQDEWTYAFFAFHAMFVSTAATIVSGAVAERMKFKTYALITLLIAALIYPVYGHWVWGDLQNAANTAWLANLGFIDFAGSTVVHATGAGVALVAIWLVGPRRDKYDAEGNPRTIHGCSMVLSTSGAILLFVGWIGFNGGSAGGVTANLGHIIINTVLAGAAGGTAALLLGKERDNGLFQPRRSVNGLLGGLVAITAGADAVTVLGAAAIGFSAGLLVVLSEDFIERRLKLDDVVGAVSVHGVAGIYGTLAVAFFALEAKLAADTRLAQFGVQLLGVAVNIAWVTAIAVPGMWLIDKIVGLRVTESEEAMGLNAAEHGASLGTLALQQSLQAIAEGRADLATRLDETTGDEAADLAIIINPFLDKVQTLVGDISETSGRLAAELNAVAHDVSKSARVVHVRTGEVQSSTKTVAESAHLAVDDVKALRRKTAGLAESAGAVSGDIRQIAAFVENLSNAVTSVAAGANEARNVSGKAVALSQNASATVSQLGSAADDIEAVIDLIIGIQNQTNLLALNATIEAARAGDHGKGFAVVANEIKALSERTAGATEDIRNAIMKVRDSSLGSRDMIGEVGTILESIAGAVADIHATAERERTTVTAISDGVSDAANRIAALSDGVSAFEDETRAVERVINHAASHAGTAEEAVKDLRQQADQSLETGRSVSASSHEMEGVAVGLSHRAGSLKTGTS
- the ffh gene encoding signal recognition particle protein; the encoded protein is MFDTLSDRLSGIFDGLTKRGALSEKDVNEALREVRRALLEADVALEVVRAFVEQVRARAVGVEVLKSVSPGQQVIKIVHDELVAVLGSEAQTIDLASVPPVPILMVGLQGSGKTTTTAKIAKRLVEREKKKVLMASLDTRRPAAMEQLRVLGEQLEVPTLPIVEGQSAVQIAKRAMDAARLGGHDVVLLDTAGRTTVDEALMAETAEIEQVAKPHEVLLVVDALTGQDAVNTARAFDQRLDVTGIVLTRVDGDGRGGAALAMRAVTGKPIKLIGTGEKVDALEEFHPQRIAGRILGQGDIVSLVEKAAQDIDQEKAAKMAKRLQKGAFDLNDLKEQMQQMQKLGGMGGLMGMMPGIGKMKKQIDQAGIDDKAITRQIAIIQSMTPKERAKPDVLKASRKKRIAAGSGMQVADVNKLLKMHRQMADMMKAMGKKKGGMLGGLFGGGMPSPEEIAAAQAAQGGAGGDAGAAPSLDPDALAKMAQQAGGGLPGLGAPGGLPGLGGGMPGMPGLPGLGVPQRGGKKKKRK
- a CDS encoding GNAT family N-acetyltransferase, encoding MSDESPIFAPTLETERLILRGWNLDDFSTLATFLADDEANRFRGGAVDRNAAWAYLEGLAGQWALRGYGTFAVEDKETEDLVGWAGLWHPARLEEPELCWSIFPAFTGQGYAHEAAGAALVWWTQIEDQPAPFSMTHPDNIASQRVAEKLGAVRGEDFVFDGRPSFFYRHQIGTREEMVH
- a CDS encoding GNAT family N-acetyltransferase — protein: MITNYALTIPTIETERLVLRGWKEADAAGYAELYGDEDNAKFIGGVMAPWDAWRMVAQRIGQWHLRGFAMFAVEEKESGQFIGHAGPNFPEGWPEREIGWGLIKRFQGKGYALEAARASLRFAYDALGWRTAISLIDRDNIPSRRLAERLGASFERTETVASFTADIYRHLPPSQFLK
- the rpsP gene encoding 30S ribosomal protein S16, with the protein product MAIKLRLARGGSKKRPYYSIVAADARAPRDGRYVEKVGSYNPLLPKDSEDRVKLNVERIQHWLSVGAQPTDRVLRFLDEAGLAKREARNNPNKAVPGEKAKEREQEKADKAAALAEAEAEAAAAPAEEAPAEEAPAEEAPAEEAAAEDASAEEEKAS
- the rimM gene encoding 16S rRNA processing protein RimM yields the protein MPGSSDDPFIILARIGAPNGVRGAARVKLFGDDTAGLAEYGPLRRADGMGAIVLTGLRPGKTPDMVVATFEGITSREQVAELNGVELGLPRSALPTPDDEDDFYHADLIGLETRLIDGSRFGDIIQVANYGADDLLDVKPDRGGPSVLVPFTKAIVPTVKIADGYVVLDPPEGLLDPPKKKPAEADG
- the trmD gene encoding tRNA (guanosine(37)-N1)-methyltransferase TrmD; its protein translation is MSFRAEIFTLYPDMFPGTLGAALAGKALADGLWSLETHNIRDAATDKHRSVDDTPAGGGAGMVLRADILAKALDAHVSSDDPRPRLLMSPRGVPLTQGMVRDLAQGPGAVIVCGRFEGVDERVIEARGLQEVSIGDYVLSGGEVAAQVLLDAVVRLLPGVMGNDVSGMHESFEDGLLEHPHYTRPVEWEGRSIPDVLRSGDHKKIDQWRREQAEALTRARRPDLLG
- the rplS gene encoding 50S ribosomal protein L19; translation: MNLIAELEKEHAAELEAKRPIPTFSPGDTLKVNVRVTEGTRTRVQAYEGVCIARSGGGLNESFTVRKISYGEGVERVFPLYSPLLDSIEVIRRGKVRRAKLYYLRDRRGKSARIAEATNVRARALNDEVRAGIAADKAAAQAAKEEAKAAAAAAAEAEAAAAEAAAAEAEAPAEDKAE
- a CDS encoding NUDIX domain-containing protein; its protein translation is MKETEFFRPIEQLVLSDNWGTLTKHTFALKRRDGTWQNQTREAYDRGNGAACLLYNRDQDTVLLVKQFRLPAMLNGHDGFLIETPAGLLEGLDPAERMRAELEEETGYSVSKLTLVFDAFMSPGSVTEKLACFIGAYAAKDQVSEGGGHPDEGEDIEVLHIRLDEALAMIASGKIADAKTIMLLQQLALNRDLL
- a CDS encoding bacteriocin, which encodes MSHTQTLSPAAKRGSKRIIASIVLAGALAMTGCQSMSRVEQNTLAGGVIGGGLGALTAAAFGASAGWVVVAGAAGAAAGAIYARNTTTNECAVSNGDGTYRIVRC